From Megalops cyprinoides isolate fMegCyp1 chromosome 18, fMegCyp1.pri, whole genome shotgun sequence, one genomic window encodes:
- the LOC118792957 gene encoding palmitoyltransferase ZDHHC5-like isoform X2 — MPGGSKSGGVGGPSSSPPSSPSRPLRPSRYIPVSAATAFLVGATTLFFCFTCPWLSEQFSIAIPIYNGVVFLFVLANFCMATFMDPGIFPRAEEDEDKEDDFRAPLYKTVEIRGIQVRMKWCSTCRFYRPPRCSHCSVCDNCVEDFDHHCPWVNNCIGRRNYRYFFLFLLSLTAHIMAVFGFGLLFILYHTQQLDRVHSAVTMAVMCVAGLFFIPVAGLTGFHIVLVARGRTTNEQVTGKFRGGVNPFTNGCWRNVSHVLCSSQAPRYVGRWKKPQTVVVQPPFLRPQLSDTQLGAKVLDNGIQADRHSSRSKSSLDMMESQSADAEPPPPPKPELRYPGLPRGQLSMGYTEESSLLNEAPPTPTMYKYRPAYSSPGKNHTALTHSNKMSRGDSLKEPPPILQSSQQPSYRSEPSLDGRGGRGDRGEREKGGGGAGGAGGVPSSGASAYSLGGRSYPSFTDPLVLSGGASRSSSLRSTHTAHNALGTLHSEGTTSTSYKSLANQTPRNGSLSYDSLLTPSESPEFESAAPELSPPHPHPPSAPPQVLGYSSPFLSAQITHQRDSELHQASAALLSSPHKSYLRASSPPPPEKEHLLQDSYQPHQHHPRPARFSRPPLLSDSQPYTPRTHSLGSPDAPQTPTSPTAHPSTSSHPPLGKSLSYTGAAVELQYRSRPPEGGATAAYPDGLPPKGKKASGSGGSSGIQAPK, encoded by the exons ATGCCGGGCGGCAGTAAGAGCGGGGGCGTCGGCGGCCCCTCTTCCTCGCCGCCCTCCTCGCCCTCTCGCCCGCTGCGCCCCAGCCGCTACATCCCCGTCTCTGCGGCAACGGCCTTCCTGGTGGGGGCCACCACCCTCTTCTTCTGCTTTAC tTGCCCATGGCTGTCGGAGCAGTTCTCCATAGCCATCCCTATCTACAACGGAGTGGTCTTCCTCTTCGTTCTCGCCAACTTCTGCATGGCCACCTTCATGGACCCTGGCATCTTCCCCAGAG CGGAGGAGGATGAGGATAAGGAGGATGATTTCCGCGCTCCGCTCTATAAGACGGTGGAGATCCGCGGCATCCAGGTGCGGATGAAGTGGTGCTCCACCTGCCGCTTCTACAGACCCCCACGCTGCTCACACTGCTCCGTCTGCGACAACTGCGTGGAG GATTTTGACCATCACTGCCCGTGGGTGAATAACTGCATAGGGAGGCGGAACTACCGCTActtcttcctgttcctgctgtcGCTGACGGCCCACATCATGGCCGTGTTCGGCTTCGGCCTGCTCTTCATCCTGTACCACACGCAGCAGCTGGACCGAGTGCACTCCGCCGTCAC catggctgtgatgtgtgtggcCGGGCTCTTCTTTATCCCAGTCGCCGGCCTCACCGGTTTCCACATCGTACTGGTGGCCCGCGGCAGGACCACTAACGAACag gtgACGGGGAAGTTCAGGGGGGGAGTGAACCCCTTCACTAACGGCTGTTGGAGGAATGTGTCTCACGTTCTCTGCAGCTCCCAGGCCCCCAG GTACGTGGGCCGGTGGAAGAAGCCGCAGACGGTGGTGGTCCAGCCTCCCTTCCTCAGACCCCAGCTCTCGGACACGCAGCTCGGGGCCAAAGTGCTGGACAACGGGATCCAGGCGGACCGGCACAGCTCTCGG tCCAAGAGCAGTCTGGACATGATGGAGAGCCAATCAGCAGATGCAGAGCCTCCTCCCCCGCCCAAGCCTGAGCTCAGATACCCCGGCCTGCCCCGGGGGCAGCTGTCCATGGGGTACACAGAGG AGAGCAGTCTGCTGAATGAggccccacccacacccaccatGTACAAGTACAGACCCGCCTACAGCAGCCCAGGGAAGAACCACACAGCCCTGACCCACTCCAACAAG ATGAGCCGGGGGGACAGTCTGAAGGAGCCCCCACCCATCCTGCAGTCCAGCCAGCAGCCCAGCTACCGGTCGGAGCCCAGCCTGGACGGGCGGGGCGGCCGTggggacaggggggagagggagaagggcgGCGGCGGAGCCGGGGGGGCGGGCGGCGTGCCCAGCTCGGGGGCGTCGGCGTACTCCCTGGGGGGTCGCTCCTATCCCTCCTTCACCGACCCGTTGGTGCTGTCGGGGGGGGCCTCGCGCTCCTCCAGCCTGCGCTCCACGCACACAGCCCACAATGCCCTGGGCACGCTGCACTCGGAGGgcaccacctccaccagctACAAGAGCCTGGCCAACCAGACGCCCCGCAACGGCAGCCTGTCATACGACAGCCTCCTGACCCCCTCCGAGAGCCCAGAGTTTGAGTCGGCGGCCCCCGAGCTgtcccccccgcacccccaccccccgagtGCCCCCCCGCAGGTGCTGGGCTACAGCTCGCCCTTCTTGTCGGCCCAGATCACCCACCAGCGCGATTCTGAGCTGCACCAGGCCTCCGccgccctcctctcctccccccacaAGTCTTACCTACGTGCCTCCAGCCCGCCCCCCCCGGAGAAAGAGCACCTGCTGCAAGACTCCTACCAGCCCCACCAGCACCACCCCCGGCCGGCCCGCTTCTCCCGCCCCCCACTCCTGTCCGACTCCCAGCCCTACACACCCCGCACCCACTCCCTGGGCTCCCCTGATGCCCCACagacccccacctcccccactgCCCACCCGTCCACCTCCTCTCACCCCCCGCTGGGGAAGTCCCTGTCCTACACCGGTGCTGCGGTGGAGCTGCAGTACCGCAGCCGGCCACCGGAGGGCGGCGCCACCGCTGCGTACCCCGACGGGCTGCCCCCCAAGGGCAAGAAGGCCTCGGGCAGTGGTGGCAGTAGTGGGATCCAGGCTCCAAAGTGA
- the LOC118793557 gene encoding NACHT, LRR and PYD domains-containing protein 3-like has protein sequence MSAVWDLLLRILEELVQSELKRFSFHLSGDDPEVCPSIPKGILQGGDRTDIVTAMQGYYGRGQRAAEVTRYILQKMDRNDLAERLADVADPVMKRIQEKLKINLKKRSERIYEGTDKQGVSVLLKSIYTEVYITDGGSGTVSNEHAVRQIETGGRKRVTEEAVIKCNDLFKALTLQQKSIRTVLMKGIAGVGKTVSVKKFILDWANGDANQEIDFVFTLPFRDLNSMKDKRFTLMELLHHYFPDMKAVECIDCDEFKVLFIFDGLDECRLPLDFQSSELNDAMEPATVDVLLANLIRGNLLPSALLWITTRPAAANKIPPGYIHQVTEVRGFNDEQKEEYFRKRFSDQNLACTAVKHIKSSRSLYTMCHIPVFCAISATVLERIILEGNGGETPCTLTQMYTRLLLIQTNITAYKYAETKDTDARRISESTRQAILKLGELAFRQLEKGNLIFYEEDLRECGLSVSEASVYSGMCTEIFKEETDFCEDRVYSFVHLSIQEYLAALYVFLSYGNLMSDAQWHGLKWMLGKLSLFDLHKSAVDKALQSENGHLDLFLRFLLGLSLDSNQSLLRGLQTRMGSTSQSIRETVKYIQEKIRENPSPERSINLFHCLNELNDNSFVEEIQTYLSSESLSNEKLSPAQWSALVFVLLMSKEVQDVFDLKKYARSDEGLLRLLPVVKRTRTALLNHCNLTEHCCEVLASTFSSASCSLRILDLSSNDLRDTGAKLLFAAVGSPDCRLETLRLSRCNLTDDSCESLALALQSASSHLTELDLSSNEYSGAGVKLLSAGLGNPNCQLQRLGLSGCQITEEGCTSLASALLSNPHKLRELDLSYNHPGKSGVILLSTLVEDPSCVVATHGGECRIKPGLQKYACSLTPDLNTTYRYLALSEGKRKITRGEEEQPYPDHPERFDIWAQTLCSEALTGRCYWEVEWSGRGMEVGVAYGGIGRKGAGHGCALGRNPNSWSLSCSGRLFSAWHNRKEYDVPASFPYSRRVGVYLDQRAGTLSFYSVSADGSTLLHTFYATFTQPLYAGFWVVSDSSVYLCQPA, from the exons ATGTCTGCTGTGTGGGACCTGCTGCTGAGGATTCTGGAGGAGCTGGTGCAGTCTGAGCTGAAGCGCTTCAGTTTTCACCTGAGCGGGGACGACCCCGAGGTGTGCCCGAGCATTCCGAAGGGTATCCTGCAGGGCGGCGACCGGACAGACATCGTGACTGCGATGCAGGGTTACTACGGCCGGGGGCAGAGGGCGGCCGAGGTCACGCGCTACATCCTCCAGAAGATGGACAGGAACGACCTCGCTGAGCGGCTGGCGGATGTGGCGG ATCCTGTTATGAAGAGAATTcaagagaaactgaaaataaatctgaaaaagagGTCTGAGCGCATATATGAAGGGACAGACAAACAAGGGGTCTCGGTGCTCCTGAAAAGCATTTACACAGAAGTCTACATAACAGATGGTGGAAGTGGGACAGTCAGTAATGAGCATGCAGTGAGGCAGATTGAGACAGGAGGCAGGAAACGAGTCACGGAGGAGGCTGTGATCAAGTGCAATGACCTCTTCAAAGCGTTGACTCTGCAGCAGAAGTCCATCCGAACGGTGCTGATGAAGGGGATCGCGGGCGTCGGCAAAACGGTCTCTGTGAAGAAGTTCATCCTTGACTGGGCCAACGGTGACGCAAACCAGGAGATCGATTTTGTTTTTACCCTTCCTTTTCGAGATCTGAACTCAATGAAGGATAAGCGATTCACTTTAATGGAACTTCTTCATCACTACTTTCCGGACATGAAAGCCGTTGAATGTATTGACTGTGATGAATTCAAAGTTCTGTTCATCTTCGACGGTTTGGACGAATGTAGGCTTCCTCTAGATTTCCAAAGCTCCGAGCTAAACGACGCAATGGAGCCGGCCACAGTGGACGTGCTGTTGGCAAACCTCATTAGAGGGAATCTGCTTccttctgctctcctctggataACCACCcgaccagcagcagccaataAGATCCCTCCTGGGTATATCCACCAGGTGACAGAGGTGCGAGGATTTAACGACGAACAGAAAGAGGAGTACTTCAGGAAGAGGTTCAGTGACCAGAACCTGGCTTGCACAGCGGTCAAACACATTAAATCATCAAGGAGCCTCTATACcatgtgtcacataccagtGTTCTGCGCAATATCAGCCACTGTTCTTGAGCGAATAATATTGGAGGGAAACGGTGGGGAGACCCCCTGCACTTTAACTCAAATGTACACACGTTTACTGCTCATTCAGACAAACATCACTGCATACAAGTACGCTGAGACCAAGGACACAGATGCGAGGAGGATCTCTGAGTCAACGAGACAAGCCATTCTGAAACTGGGTGAGCTGGCTTTTCGACAGCTGGAAAAGGGCAATCTCATATTTTACGAAGAGGACCTGCGTGAATGTGGTCTCAGTGTCAGTGAAGCCTCTGTGTATTCTGGGATGTGCACAGAAATCTTCAAGGAGGAGACTGATTTCTGCGAGGATAGAGTGTACAGCTTCGTGCATCTGAGCATTCAGGAGTACCTTGCGGCCttgtatgtgtttctgtcatATGGAAACCTAATGAGTGACGCTCAGTGGCATGGGTTGAAATGGATGCTGGGTAAATTGTCATTGTTTGACTTGCACAAGAGCGCAGTGGACAAGGCCTTACAGAGTGAGAACGGACACCTGGATCTTTTCCTCCGCTTCCTTCTCGGCCTCTCACTGGACTCCAATCAGAGTCTGCTGAGAGGCCTACAGACGAGGATGGGGAGCACTTCTCAAAGTATCCGTGAAACGGTCAAATACATTCAAGAGAAGATAAGGGAGAATCCATCGCCGGAGCGGTCCATCAATCTTTTCCACTGTCTAAATGAACTGAATGATAACTCCTTCGTGGAAGAAATACAGACCTACCTGAGCTCAGAAagtctttcaaatgaaaaactcTCGCCTGCACAGTGGTCCGCTCTGGTCTTTGTGTTGCTGATGTCAAAAGAGGTGCAGGATGTGTTTGACTTGAAGAAATACGCCAGATCAGACGAAGGCCTTCTGAGGCTGTTGCCAGTGGTGAAAAGGACTCGAACAGCTCT actgAACCACTGCAACCTCACAGAGCATTGCTGTGAAGTGCTGGCCTCGACATTCAGCTCGGCATCCTGCAGCCTGAGAATTCTGGACCTGAGCAGCAATGACCTACGAGACACCGGGGCGAAGCTGCTCTTCGCTGCAGTGGGGAGTCCAGACTGCAGGTTAGAGACTCTAAG GCTGAGCAGGTGCAATCTCACAGACGACTCCTGTGAGAGTTTGGCCTTAGCcctccagtcagccagctcacACCTGACGGAGCTTGACCTCAGCTCTAACGAGTACTCAGGAGCGG GAGTGaaactgctctctgctggactggggaatCCAAACTGTCAGTTGCAGAGGCTGGG GTTGTCTGGTTGTCAGATCACAGAGGAAGGTTGCACTTCCCTGGCCTCAGCTCTGCTTTCAAATCCTCACAAGCTtagagagctggatctgagctacaaccaCCCAGGGAAGTCAGGAGTGATACTGCTCTCCACTTTAGTTGAAGACCCCAGCTGTGTTGT AGCAACCCATGGTGGAGAATGCAGGATTAAACCAGGACTGCAGAAGT ACGCCTGTTCGCTCACACCAGACCTCAACACGACGTACCGATACCTGGCTCTCTCcgaggggaagaggaagataACCCGGGGGGAAGAGGAGCAGCCGTACCCTGATCACCCGGAAAGGTTCGACATCTGGGCTCAGACGCTGTGCAGCGAGGCCCTGACCGGGCGCTGCTACTGGGAGGTGGAGTGGAGCGGGAGGGGCATGGAGGTGGGCGTGGCCTACGGGGGAATCGGCAGGAAAGGGGCGGGTCACGGCTGCGCCCTGGGACGGAACCCCAATTCCTGGAGCCTGAGTTGTTCCGGGAGGCTTTTTTCCGCCTGGCACAACAGGAAGGAGTATGACGTGCCCGCCTCCTTCCCCTACTCCCGCAGGGTGGGGGTGTACCTGGACCAGCGGGCCGGCACgctgtccttctacagcgtctccgCTGACGGCTCCACTCTCCTGCACACCTTCTACGCCACTTTCACTCAGCCGCTCTATGCTGGCTTCTGGGTCGTGTCCGACTCGTCTGTGTACTTGTGCCAGCCAGCATGA
- the clp1 gene encoding polyribonucleotide 5'-hydroxyl-kinase Clp1, with amino-acid sequence MAADGPEKAGEEGATGAGTSASSGVRFELEKETELRFEVEAGEKVQLELLSGLAEVFGSELNRNKKYTFGPGSKIAVFTWQGCTVCLTGKTEVAYVSRDTPMLLYLNTHAALEQMRQQAERDNERGPRVMVVGPTDVGKSTVCRLLLSYAVRLGRRPTLVELDVGQSGVSVPGTVSALCIERPADVEEGFSVQAPLVYHFGSTTPGTNIKLYNKLTSCLAEVFSQRCEVNRKASVGGCVINTCGWVKGSGYQALVHCASAFEVDVVLVLDQERLYNELKRDLPHFVKVVLLPKSGGVVERSKACRRDTRDEKIREYFYGFRGVSFYPHAFDVRFSDVRIYKIGAPSIPDSCLPLGMSQDDTQLKLVPVTPGRDLTHHVLSVSCADDEGEGGTGGRRGVLESPVCGFIVVTAVDTQAQVMTVLSPAPRPLPRHTLLIMDIRFIDLK; translated from the exons ATGGCAGCAGACGGACCTGAGAAGGCGGGTGAGGAGGGGGCCACCGGGGCGGGGACTTCGGCCAGCAGCGGGGTGCGCTttgagctggagaaggagacgGAGCTGCGCTTCGAGGTGGAGGCCGGGGAGAAGgtgcagctggagctgctgtccGGGCTGGCCGAGGTCTTCGGCTCCGAGCTCAACCGCAACAAGAAGTACACCTTCGGGCCCGGATCCAAGATCGCCGTGTTCACCTGGCAGGGCTGCACCGTGTGTCTAACGGGGAAGACAGAG gtggCCTATGTCTCCCGGGACACTCCCATGCTTCTGTACCTGAATACCCACGCTGCACTGGAGCAGATGAGACAGCAGGCCGAGAGGGACAACGAGAGAGGacccagg gtgatGGTGGTGGGCCCGACGGATGTGGGGAAGTCGACAGTGTGTAGGCTGCTCCTCAGCTATGCTGTGCGGCTGGGCAGGAGACCCACCCTGGTGGAGCTGGATGTGGGGCAGAGTGGG GTATCGGTTCCCGGCACGGTGTCGGCGCTGTGCATCGAGCGTCCCGCTGACGTGGAGGAGGGCTTCTCCGTCCAGGCCCCTCTGGTCTACCATTTCGGCTCCACCACCCCCGGGACAAACATCAAACTCTACAACAAG CTGACCTCATGCCTGGCGGAGGTCTTCTCCCAGCGCTGCGAGGTGAACCGCAAGGCCAGCGTGGGTGGCTGCGTCATCAACACCTGCGGCTGGGTGAAGGGCTCGGGCTACCAGGCGCTGGTGCACTGCGCCTCGGCCTTCGAGGTGGACgtggtgctggtgctggacCAGGAGCGGCTCTACAACGAGCTGAAACGCGACCTGCCGCACTTCGTCAAGGTGGTGCTGCTGCCCAAGTCCGGCGGGGTGGTGGAGCGCTCCAAGGCCTGCCGGCGGGACACCCGGGACGAGAAGATCCGCGAATACTTCTACGGCTTCCGGGGGGTGTCCTTCTACCCCCACGCCTTCGACGTGCGCTTCTCTGACGTGCGCATCTACAAGATCGGGGCACCCTCCATCCCGGACTCCTGCCTGCCCCTGGGGATGTCCCAGGACGACACCCAGCTGAAGCTGGTGCCCGTGACCCCGGGGCGGGACCTGACGCATCACGTCCTGAGCGTCAGCTGCGCGGACGACGAGGGCGAGGGGGGCACGGGCGGGAGGAGGGGCGTGCTGGAGAGCCCCGTCTGCGGCTTCATCGTGGTCACGGCCGTTGACACCCAGGCACAGGTGATGACGGTGCTGTCGCCCGCCCCCCGCCCGCTCCCCCGCCACACCCTGCTCATCATGGACATCCGCTTCATTGACCTCAAGTGa
- the LOC118792957 gene encoding palmitoyltransferase ZDHHC5-like isoform X1: MPGGSKSGGVGGPSSSPPSSPSRPLRPSRYIPVSAATAFLVGATTLFFCFTCPWLSEQFSIAIPIYNGVVFLFVLANFCMATFMDPGIFPRAEEDEDKEDDFRAPLYKTVEIRGIQVRMKWCSTCRFYRPPRCSHCSVCDNCVEDFDHHCPWVNNCIGRRNYRYFFLFLLSLTAHIMAVFGFGLLFILYHTQQLDRVHSAVTMAVMCVAGLFFIPVAGLTGFHIVLVARGRTTNEQVTGKFRGGVNPFTNGCWRNVSHVLCSSQAPRYVGRWKKPQTVVVQPPFLRPQLSDTQLGAKVLDNGIQADRHSSRSKSSLDMMESQSADAEPPPPPKPELRYPGLPRGQLSMGYTEESSLLNEAPPTPTMYKYRPAYSSPGKNHTALTHSNKMSRGDSLKEPPPILQSSQQPSYRSEPSLDGRGGRGDRGEREKGGGGAGGAGGVPSSGASAYSLGGRSYPSFTDPLVLSGGASRSSSLRSTHTAHNALGTLHSEGTTSTSYKSLANQTPRNGSLSYDSLLTPSESPEFESAAPELSPPHPHPPSAPPQVLGYSSPFLSAQITHQRDSELHQASAALLSSPHKSYLRASSPPPPEKEHLLQDSYQPHQHHPRPARFSRPPLLSDSQPYTPRTHSLGSPDAPQTPTSPTAHPSTSSHPPLGKSLSYTGAAVELQYRSRPPEGGATAAYPDGLPPKGKKASGSGGSSGIQAPKDEIQMKSFSRSNGQPRSAPPTLPPSSSPSSPSHPISPTTRLGLANHSSPSPLSPTHKPGGGVKKVTGVGGTTYEISV, from the exons ATGCCGGGCGGCAGTAAGAGCGGGGGCGTCGGCGGCCCCTCTTCCTCGCCGCCCTCCTCGCCCTCTCGCCCGCTGCGCCCCAGCCGCTACATCCCCGTCTCTGCGGCAACGGCCTTCCTGGTGGGGGCCACCACCCTCTTCTTCTGCTTTAC tTGCCCATGGCTGTCGGAGCAGTTCTCCATAGCCATCCCTATCTACAACGGAGTGGTCTTCCTCTTCGTTCTCGCCAACTTCTGCATGGCCACCTTCATGGACCCTGGCATCTTCCCCAGAG CGGAGGAGGATGAGGATAAGGAGGATGATTTCCGCGCTCCGCTCTATAAGACGGTGGAGATCCGCGGCATCCAGGTGCGGATGAAGTGGTGCTCCACCTGCCGCTTCTACAGACCCCCACGCTGCTCACACTGCTCCGTCTGCGACAACTGCGTGGAG GATTTTGACCATCACTGCCCGTGGGTGAATAACTGCATAGGGAGGCGGAACTACCGCTActtcttcctgttcctgctgtcGCTGACGGCCCACATCATGGCCGTGTTCGGCTTCGGCCTGCTCTTCATCCTGTACCACACGCAGCAGCTGGACCGAGTGCACTCCGCCGTCAC catggctgtgatgtgtgtggcCGGGCTCTTCTTTATCCCAGTCGCCGGCCTCACCGGTTTCCACATCGTACTGGTGGCCCGCGGCAGGACCACTAACGAACag gtgACGGGGAAGTTCAGGGGGGGAGTGAACCCCTTCACTAACGGCTGTTGGAGGAATGTGTCTCACGTTCTCTGCAGCTCCCAGGCCCCCAG GTACGTGGGCCGGTGGAAGAAGCCGCAGACGGTGGTGGTCCAGCCTCCCTTCCTCAGACCCCAGCTCTCGGACACGCAGCTCGGGGCCAAAGTGCTGGACAACGGGATCCAGGCGGACCGGCACAGCTCTCGG tCCAAGAGCAGTCTGGACATGATGGAGAGCCAATCAGCAGATGCAGAGCCTCCTCCCCCGCCCAAGCCTGAGCTCAGATACCCCGGCCTGCCCCGGGGGCAGCTGTCCATGGGGTACACAGAGG AGAGCAGTCTGCTGAATGAggccccacccacacccaccatGTACAAGTACAGACCCGCCTACAGCAGCCCAGGGAAGAACCACACAGCCCTGACCCACTCCAACAAG ATGAGCCGGGGGGACAGTCTGAAGGAGCCCCCACCCATCCTGCAGTCCAGCCAGCAGCCCAGCTACCGGTCGGAGCCCAGCCTGGACGGGCGGGGCGGCCGTggggacaggggggagagggagaagggcgGCGGCGGAGCCGGGGGGGCGGGCGGCGTGCCCAGCTCGGGGGCGTCGGCGTACTCCCTGGGGGGTCGCTCCTATCCCTCCTTCACCGACCCGTTGGTGCTGTCGGGGGGGGCCTCGCGCTCCTCCAGCCTGCGCTCCACGCACACAGCCCACAATGCCCTGGGCACGCTGCACTCGGAGGgcaccacctccaccagctACAAGAGCCTGGCCAACCAGACGCCCCGCAACGGCAGCCTGTCATACGACAGCCTCCTGACCCCCTCCGAGAGCCCAGAGTTTGAGTCGGCGGCCCCCGAGCTgtcccccccgcacccccaccccccgagtGCCCCCCCGCAGGTGCTGGGCTACAGCTCGCCCTTCTTGTCGGCCCAGATCACCCACCAGCGCGATTCTGAGCTGCACCAGGCCTCCGccgccctcctctcctccccccacaAGTCTTACCTACGTGCCTCCAGCCCGCCCCCCCCGGAGAAAGAGCACCTGCTGCAAGACTCCTACCAGCCCCACCAGCACCACCCCCGGCCGGCCCGCTTCTCCCGCCCCCCACTCCTGTCCGACTCCCAGCCCTACACACCCCGCACCCACTCCCTGGGCTCCCCTGATGCCCCACagacccccacctcccccactgCCCACCCGTCCACCTCCTCTCACCCCCCGCTGGGGAAGTCCCTGTCCTACACCGGTGCTGCGGTGGAGCTGCAGTACCGCAGCCGGCCACCGGAGGGCGGCGCCACCGCTGCGTACCCCGACGGGCTGCCCCCCAAGGGCAAGAAGGCCTCGGGCAGTGGTGGCAGTAGTGGGATCCAGGCTCCAAA GGACGAGATTCAGATGAAGTCCTTCAGCCGGTCAAATGGGCAGCCCAGGTCTGCTCCAcccaccctccctccttcctcctccccttcttctCCTTCCCATCCAATAAGCCCCACCACTCGCCTGGGcctggccaatcacagctctCCTTCCCCGCTTAGTCCCACCCACAAGCCAGGGGGTGGAGTGAAGAAGGTGACTGGCGTCGGAGGGACCACCTACGAAATCTCGGTCTGA
- the selenoh gene encoding selenoprotein H isoform X2, with translation MASRSKAGRGRKRKADAEVNGEKAAAVESKKEKEEEEEGKEEGGQRIVIEHCNSURVYGRHAAGVQGALEAAHPDLKVQLNPQKPRRNSFEVTLLDGGKEVCLWTGIKKGPPRKLKFPEPAVVLSALEEALKSQ, from the exons ATGGCGTCTCGGTCCAAAGCAG GCCGTGGGCGAAAGCGCAAGGCCGACGCAGAGGTGAACGGGGAGAAAGCGGCAGCTGTggagagcaagaaagaaaaggaggaagaggaggaagggaaagaggaggggggccAGAGGATCGTCATCGAGCACTG CAACAGCTGACGAGTGTACGGGCGTCACGCAGCGGGGGTTCAGGGCGCCCTGGAGGCTGCCCACCCCGACCTTAAAGTGCAGCTGAACCCCCAAAAACCCCGGCGCAACAGCTTCGAGGTCACGCTGCTGGATGGGGGAAAGG AGGTGTGTCTGTGGACAGGTATAAAGAAAGGTCCCCCTCGTAAGCTCAAGTTCCCGGAGCCAGCAGTGGTGCTGTCTGCCCTGGAGGAGGCGCTGAAGAGCCAATAG
- the selenoh gene encoding selenoprotein H isoform X1 has translation MASRSKAAGRGRKRKADAEVNGEKAAAVESKKEKEEEEEGKEEGGQRIVIEHCNSURVYGRHAAGVQGALEAAHPDLKVQLNPQKPRRNSFEVTLLDGGKEVCLWTGIKKGPPRKLKFPEPAVVLSALEEALKSQ, from the exons ATGGCGTCTCGGTCCAAAGCAG CAGGCCGTGGGCGAAAGCGCAAGGCCGACGCAGAGGTGAACGGGGAGAAAGCGGCAGCTGTggagagcaagaaagaaaaggaggaagaggaggaagggaaagaggaggggggccAGAGGATCGTCATCGAGCACTG CAACAGCTGACGAGTGTACGGGCGTCACGCAGCGGGGGTTCAGGGCGCCCTGGAGGCTGCCCACCCCGACCTTAAAGTGCAGCTGAACCCCCAAAAACCCCGGCGCAACAGCTTCGAGGTCACGCTGCTGGATGGGGGAAAGG AGGTGTGTCTGTGGACAGGTATAAAGAAAGGTCCCCCTCGTAAGCTCAAGTTCCCGGAGCCAGCAGTGGTGCTGTCTGCCCTGGAGGAGGCGCTGAAGAGCCAATAG